In one Halosimplex halophilum genomic region, the following are encoded:
- a CDS encoding cryptochrome/photolyase family protein, translating into MRLFWHRRDPRVRDNRGLATAAADGPVVPVFVRDTDLLDRLGDRQRAFFLRGVDRLREAYRERGSDLLIRTGRPGEVLPELAAEFDADGLVYNEHYRPERRDRQEAVEAACAEPGVDTASEPDLVLVDPARLDERYPTHSQFHDDWEQVSKPAPAPAPEPDDLADVGGRETVPVPDADIDLPEAGYGAAREGYDDFLDGGIRSYGDTRDDLSLAVEAPAQAVSRLSPYVAAGMIGIREVWRDATEVHDAVSGDERRNAEKYRYELSWREQNYHLLYYNPDLPTANYEPFPNGIEWRNDREDFEAWKHGETGYPLVDAGMRQLREEGYIHNRPRQVVASFLTKHLLVDWRRGRRHFAEQLVDHDPASNAGNWQWIASTGTDSVDVRIFDPVAQASKYDDDARFVKAYVPELRDVPAGKVVDWPTLSPDERERLAPDYPDPIVDRTAAYERAQRVYERALGKR; encoded by the coding sequence ATGCGCCTGTTCTGGCACCGGCGGGATCCCCGCGTCCGGGACAACCGCGGGCTGGCGACCGCCGCGGCGGACGGCCCGGTCGTCCCCGTATTCGTCCGTGACACCGACCTCCTCGACCGCCTGGGCGACCGCCAGCGCGCGTTCTTCCTGCGCGGCGTCGACCGACTGCGCGAGGCCTACCGCGAACGGGGGAGCGACCTCCTGATCCGGACCGGGAGACCGGGCGAGGTCCTGCCCGAGCTGGCCGCCGAGTTCGACGCTGACGGTCTCGTCTACAACGAGCACTACCGCCCCGAGCGTCGTGACCGGCAGGAGGCCGTCGAGGCGGCCTGTGCCGAACCGGGGGTCGACACCGCCAGCGAACCCGACCTCGTGCTCGTCGACCCCGCCCGGCTCGACGAGCGGTACCCGACCCACAGCCAGTTCCACGACGACTGGGAGCAGGTATCCAAACCCGCGCCGGCGCCGGCGCCCGAACCGGACGACCTGGCCGACGTGGGCGGCCGCGAGACGGTCCCCGTCCCCGACGCGGACATCGACCTCCCGGAGGCGGGGTACGGGGCCGCACGCGAGGGGTACGACGACTTCCTCGACGGGGGGATCCGGAGTTACGGCGACACCCGCGACGACCTCTCGCTCGCCGTCGAGGCGCCGGCGCAAGCGGTTTCCCGGCTGTCCCCGTACGTCGCCGCCGGGATGATCGGGATCCGCGAGGTGTGGCGGGACGCGACAGAAGTCCACGACGCCGTCTCGGGGGACGAACGGCGAAACGCGGAGAAGTACCGCTACGAGCTGTCCTGGCGCGAGCAGAACTACCACCTGCTGTACTACAACCCCGACCTGCCGACGGCGAACTACGAGCCGTTCCCGAACGGGATCGAGTGGCGGAACGACCGCGAGGATTTCGAGGCGTGGAAGCACGGCGAGACGGGGTATCCGCTGGTCGACGCGGGGATGCGCCAGCTCCGCGAGGAGGGGTATATCCACAATCGGCCGCGCCAGGTCGTCGCCTCGTTCCTGACGAAACACCTGCTGGTCGACTGGCGGCGGGGGCGGCGCCACTTCGCCGAGCAGCTGGTCGACCACGACCCCGCCTCGAACGCGGGCAACTGGCAGTGGATCGCCTCGACGGGCACCGACTCCGTGGACGTGCGTATCTTCGACCCCGTCGCGCAGGCGAGCAAGTACGACGACGACGCGCGGTTCGTGAAGGCCTACGTCCCGGAACTGCGGGACGTGCCGGCCGGGAAGGTGGTCGACTGGCCGACCCTCTCGCCCGACGAGCGCGAGCGGCTGGCGCCCGACTACCCCGACCCGATCGTCGACCGGACGGCGGCCTACGAGCGGGCCCAGCGGGTCTACGAGCGGGCGCTGGGGAAGCGATGA
- a CDS encoding type II toxin-antitoxin system VapC family toxin, protein MTVLVDSNVFVASVTDEPSRGDVATELLNQDFEFCTSILNLMEIRSVLTKKKRTEQEEVEAVLEDIYEEVDIYAPEISDQITAYGMQRESLLYTMDCVLLALAEDIDATLVTFDGELLDNGAVSPGELLDQV, encoded by the coding sequence ATGACCGTTCTCGTCGATTCGAACGTCTTCGTCGCCAGCGTGACGGACGAGCCGTCCCGGGGTGACGTTGCGACGGAACTACTCAATCAGGACTTCGAGTTCTGCACGTCGATTCTGAACCTGATGGAGATCCGGTCGGTGCTGACGAAGAAAAAGCGGACTGAACAGGAGGAGGTCGAAGCCGTGCTGGAGGACATCTACGAGGAGGTCGACATCTACGCACCGGAGATCAGCGACCAGATCACCGCGTACGGTATGCAACGGGAGTCACTTCTCTATACGATGGACTGTGTCCTGCTCGCGCTCGCCGAGGACATCGACGCTACGCTCGTCACGTTCGACGGGGAGTTGCTCGACAACGGGGCGGTTAGTCCCGGCGAACTACTGGACCAGGTCTGA
- a CDS encoding enolase C-terminal domain-like protein: MAPTITKIESVEFAYEIPEMGTDQHGFNLVYEPGGSVERKLFAVTVHTDEGITGEYVGGNSPGAAQINTFADYLVGKNPLEREKHWSEIKRALRKYDRMGIGPVDIALWDFAGKYHDAPIHELLGTYRERLPAYASTYHGDENGGLETPEDFADFAAECRDMGYPGFKIHGWGGSDGSRDLERELDAVHAVGERVGDEMDLMHDPACELETLADAVKLGRALDEQDFFWYEDPYRDGGISQHAHRKLRQQLDTPILQTEHVRGLEPFTDFIDAEATDFVRADPEYDGGITGAIKRARVAEGHGLDVEFHAPGPAQRHCMAAVRNSNYYEMALVHPDAPNTTPPVYAGDYEDQLESVDDEGTVPVPDGPGLGVEYDWDYIEANATGSVHVYE, encoded by the coding sequence ATGGCTCCGACGATCACCAAGATCGAGAGCGTCGAGTTCGCCTACGAGATCCCCGAGATGGGGACCGACCAGCACGGGTTCAACCTCGTCTACGAGCCCGGCGGCAGCGTCGAGCGCAAACTGTTCGCCGTCACCGTCCACACCGACGAGGGGATCACCGGCGAGTACGTCGGCGGCAACTCCCCCGGCGCCGCCCAGATCAACACCTTCGCCGACTACCTGGTCGGCAAGAACCCTCTCGAACGGGAGAAACACTGGTCGGAGATCAAGCGGGCGCTCCGCAAGTACGACCGCATGGGGATCGGCCCGGTCGACATCGCGCTGTGGGACTTCGCCGGCAAGTACCACGACGCGCCGATCCACGAGCTGCTCGGCACCTACCGCGAACGGCTCCCTGCCTACGCCTCGACGTACCACGGCGACGAGAACGGCGGCCTCGAAACCCCGGAGGACTTCGCCGACTTCGCCGCCGAGTGTCGCGACATGGGCTACCCCGGCTTCAAGATCCACGGCTGGGGCGGCAGCGACGGCTCCCGGGACCTGGAGCGGGAACTCGACGCCGTCCACGCCGTCGGCGAGCGCGTCGGCGACGAGATGGACCTGATGCACGACCCCGCCTGCGAGCTTGAGACGCTGGCCGACGCCGTTAAGCTCGGCCGCGCGCTCGACGAACAGGACTTCTTCTGGTACGAGGACCCCTACCGCGACGGCGGGATCTCCCAGCACGCCCACCGCAAGCTCCGCCAGCAGCTCGACACCCCGATCCTCCAGACCGAGCACGTCCGCGGGCTGGAGCCCTTTACCGACTTCATCGACGCCGAGGCGACCGACTTCGTCCGCGCCGACCCCGAGTACGACGGCGGGATCACCGGCGCCATCAAGCGCGCCCGCGTCGCCGAGGGCCACGGGCTGGACGTGGAGTTCCACGCGCCCGGCCCGGCGCAGCGACACTGCATGGCCGCCGTCCGCAACTCCAACTACTACGAGATGGCGCTGGTCCACCCCGACGCGCCCAACACCACCCCGCCGGTCTACGCCGGCGACTACGAGGACCAGCTCGAATCGGTCGACGACGAGGGGACTGTCCCCGTCCCCGACGGCCCCGGCCTCGGCGTCGAGTACGACTGGGACTACATCGAGGCCAACGCGACCGGCAGCGTCCACGTCTACGAGTGA
- a CDS encoding zinc-dependent metalloprotease — translation MGLYESVRAVTAASGDGPVDWTAVADAAKSSTDPGSIALTREEEEAYAADVRDARDRVRSVGEVAFDLPEVVEIQNRHHWIDANVATFERVMRPLEEQVTMFPGASRVVNTGTMSVALAFLGNNVLGQYDPLLLAEGDDHALYFVHPNIETVAEALEVDFDRFRRWIAFHEVAHAAEFGAAPWLSDHLESTMEGAVAALGEGTLDRDALQDLDTTMTAVEGYAELVMDRAFDDEYADLREKVEARRRGRGPVARVIRRLLGLGMKRRQYERGKAFFDAVADERGVAGAAAVWESPETLPTDAELDDPALWLARVDP, via the coding sequence ATGGGACTGTACGAGAGCGTCCGGGCGGTCACGGCGGCCTCGGGCGACGGTCCGGTCGACTGGACCGCCGTCGCCGACGCCGCGAAGTCGTCGACCGATCCGGGGTCGATCGCGCTCACCCGCGAGGAGGAGGAGGCCTACGCAGCGGACGTGCGCGACGCTCGCGACCGCGTGCGGTCGGTCGGCGAGGTGGCGTTCGACCTGCCGGAGGTCGTCGAGATCCAGAACCGCCACCACTGGATCGACGCCAACGTCGCCACGTTCGAGCGGGTGATGCGCCCGCTGGAGGAGCAGGTGACGATGTTCCCGGGCGCCAGCCGGGTCGTCAACACCGGGACGATGAGCGTCGCGCTGGCCTTCCTCGGCAACAACGTCCTCGGCCAGTACGACCCCCTGTTGCTCGCCGAGGGCGACGACCACGCGCTGTATTTCGTCCACCCGAACATCGAGACGGTGGCCGAGGCCCTGGAGGTCGACTTCGACCGCTTCCGCCGGTGGATCGCCTTCCACGAGGTGGCCCACGCCGCCGAGTTCGGCGCCGCGCCCTGGCTGTCGGACCACCTCGAATCGACGATGGAGGGCGCCGTCGCGGCGCTCGGCGAGGGCACGCTCGACCGCGATGCCCTGCAGGATCTGGACACCACGATGACCGCCGTCGAGGGCTACGCCGAACTCGTCATGGACCGGGCGTTCGACGACGAGTACGCCGACCTCCGCGAGAAGGTCGAGGCCCGCCGTCGCGGCCGCGGACCGGTCGCCCGCGTGATCCGCCGGCTGCTCGGCCTCGGCATGAAACGGCGCCAGTACGAGCGCGGCAAGGCCTTCTTCGACGCCGTCGCCGACGAGCGCGGCGTCGCCGGCGCCGCCGCCGTCTGGGAGTCCCCGGAGACCCTGCCCACCGACGCCGAACTCGACGACCCGGCGCTGTGGCTCGCGCGCGTCGACCCGTAA
- a CDS encoding nuclear transport factor 2 family protein, with protein sequence MGAADRVEAYYDALREGEPLAPFFAPVDGAVKVGISERLVGGDAVAEGLREQTERTTDWSVGSRDLRVTERDRHAWFGDRVSLAWTDTERRIRYEFDTRWTGTLELRGADGSSADGADGAGEDGATAADGNGDRWQFVSMHVSTARAL encoded by the coding sequence ATGGGCGCCGCCGACCGGGTCGAGGCCTACTACGACGCGCTCCGCGAGGGGGAGCCGCTGGCCCCCTTCTTCGCCCCGGTCGACGGCGCCGTCAAGGTCGGCATCTCCGAGCGGCTGGTCGGCGGCGACGCCGTCGCCGAGGGGCTGCGCGAACAGACCGAGCGGACGACCGACTGGAGCGTCGGGAGCCGCGACCTGCGGGTCACCGAGCGCGACCGCCACGCCTGGTTCGGCGACCGCGTCTCGCTGGCCTGGACCGACACCGAGCGGCGGATCCGCTACGAGTTCGACACCCGCTGGACGGGAACGCTCGAACTGCGCGGGGCGGACGGCTCGTCGGCCGACGGCGCCGACGGGGCGGGTGAAGACGGGGCCACCGCGGCCGACGGGAACGGCGACCGGTGGCAGTTCGTCTCGATGCACGTCAGCACCGCGAGGGCCCTCTGA
- a CDS encoding DUF4129 domain-containing protein, whose amino-acid sequence MSETEPTGEAGGAAAGVDRRQAALVALCLLGLVVAAFVAPVAPDAGVFGTGDGTGPGGEASDGGGGDDGSGGRAGDGGEGGAGGGGAGGEGDGVGGSDGGGGRVISEDGEPIPVPGDDAPPTEQGCGVVVENEPVPGGVVRVSVYDDLEPAEGVPVWFGDRLVGRTDPAGRVEGQAPYTRELNVTVRVPGEDCEFFRRPYDTGGDAGDVAAGSVGLSDLRVPSLASGQTAAARTQESDGNDTAAYEVDGAVELSVVGDPYPGTDVTLLAAVEDVPMRRATVSVDGERVGRTTANGRYELAVPTDAESVSVTVERGDFSGSRTIEVWLLDAAVRPQEGLPVPGEPALVSAAAGPEPAQDARVALDGARLGRTDENGTVGFALPADPRGTVTVRTDRQSATVPLWTAYASTILASALLVVGGVVGTGVAAGRRGRGAAKRVATWWVALAVLFVGLAVDEGRGLLAAAGLVALVAAVRHRRTVGAGGRTLAERSSGLVAWVRRAALAVADGVAAGLDRLAALLGRIADRVAALPLSARGLAARLWDWLRALPGRVRRYLAARLTLRRVAAAVLATGLLAGLTYRFGALGLLAGLVALWVAAVAYRRWTREASDADAGDGTDGRSAVATGRTATGSDGDDRRDRSIRALWRRFARRVLPERWRQSTPGEVSRAAVERGWPERPVRALTDAFRQVEYGDRSAEDRSERAREAFESIEREREQKEGEES is encoded by the coding sequence GTGTCAGAGACCGAACCGACGGGCGAGGCCGGCGGCGCAGCCGCGGGTGTCGACCGCCGCCAGGCCGCGCTCGTCGCGCTCTGTCTGCTCGGGCTCGTTGTCGCCGCGTTCGTCGCCCCGGTCGCGCCCGACGCGGGCGTCTTCGGGACCGGCGACGGTACCGGACCCGGCGGCGAGGCCAGCGACGGCGGTGGCGGCGACGATGGGTCCGGCGGGCGGGCCGGTGACGGTGGCGAGGGCGGCGCGGGCGGAGGCGGGGCCGGGGGCGAAGGGGACGGTGTCGGCGGCAGTGACGGCGGCGGCGGTCGCGTCATCTCCGAGGACGGCGAGCCGATCCCGGTCCCCGGCGACGACGCACCCCCCACGGAACAGGGCTGCGGCGTCGTGGTCGAGAACGAACCGGTGCCGGGCGGGGTCGTCCGCGTCAGCGTCTACGACGACCTGGAACCCGCCGAGGGGGTCCCGGTCTGGTTCGGCGACCGCCTGGTCGGGCGGACCGACCCGGCCGGCCGCGTCGAGGGTCAAGCCCCCTACACCCGCGAACTGAACGTCACCGTCCGGGTGCCGGGCGAGGACTGCGAGTTCTTCCGGCGGCCCTACGACACCGGCGGGGACGCCGGCGACGTAGCCGCCGGGAGTGTCGGCCTGTCGGACCTCCGTGTCCCGTCGCTCGCCAGCGGGCAGACCGCCGCCGCCCGAACACAGGAGAGCGACGGGAACGACACCGCCGCCTACGAGGTCGACGGGGCCGTCGAACTCTCGGTGGTCGGCGACCCCTACCCCGGGACGGACGTGACCCTCCTCGCGGCAGTGGAGGACGTGCCGATGCGCCGGGCGACCGTCAGTGTCGACGGCGAACGCGTCGGCCGGACGACCGCGAACGGGCGGTACGAGCTCGCGGTCCCGACCGACGCCGAGTCGGTGTCGGTGACCGTCGAGCGCGGCGACTTCTCGGGGTCGCGGACCATCGAGGTGTGGCTGCTCGACGCCGCCGTCCGCCCGCAGGAGGGGCTGCCCGTGCCCGGCGAGCCGGCGCTTGTGAGCGCCGCCGCGGGGCCAGAACCAGCGCAGGACGCCCGGGTCGCCCTCGACGGGGCGCGACTGGGGCGCACCGACGAGAACGGGACGGTCGGGTTCGCGCTGCCGGCGGACCCCAGGGGCACGGTCACGGTCCGGACCGACCGACAGTCCGCGACGGTGCCGCTGTGGACCGCCTACGCGTCGACGATACTGGCGAGCGCGCTCCTGGTGGTCGGCGGCGTCGTCGGGACCGGCGTCGCCGCGGGCCGGCGCGGTCGCGGCGCGGCCAAGCGCGTGGCGACGTGGTGGGTCGCGCTGGCCGTCCTGTTCGTCGGCCTCGCCGTCGACGAGGGGCGCGGGCTGCTCGCCGCGGCGGGGCTCGTCGCCCTCGTCGCGGCGGTCCGTCACCGGCGGACCGTCGGAGCCGGCGGGCGGACGCTCGCCGAACGGTCGAGCGGGCTCGTCGCCTGGGTCCGCCGGGCCGCGCTCGCGGTCGCCGACGGCGTGGCGGCCGGCCTCGACCGGCTCGCGGCGCTGCTGGGCCGGATCGCGGACCGCGTCGCCGCCCTCCCGCTGTCGGCCCGTGGGCTGGCCGCCCGGCTGTGGGACTGGCTCCGGGCGCTCCCCGGGCGGGTTCGGCGGTATCTCGCCGCCCGCCTCACGCTCCGGCGCGTCGCAGCCGCGGTGCTCGCGACCGGGCTGCTCGCGGGGCTCACCTACCGGTTCGGCGCCCTCGGCCTGCTCGCCGGGCTGGTCGCGCTCTGGGTCGCCGCCGTCGCCTATCGGCGGTGGACTCGCGAGGCGTCCGACGCCGACGCCGGGGACGGGACGGACGGTCGCTCGGCGGTTGCGACCGGCCGGACCGCGACGGGGAGCGACGGCGACGACCGGAGGGATCGGTCGATCCGTGCGCTCTGGCGGCGGTTCGCCCGGCGGGTCCTGCCGGAGCGGTGGCGCCAGTCGACGCCGGGGGAGGTGTCGCGGGCGGCCGTCGAACGCGGGTGGCCCGAGCGGCCGGTCCGGGCGCTGACCGACGCGTTCCGCCAGGTCGAGTACGGCGACCGGAGCGCCGAGGACCGGAGCGAGCGGGCCCGCGAGGCCTTCGAGAGCATCGAACGTGAGCGGGAGCAGAAGGAGGGCGAGGAGTCGTGA
- a CDS encoding DUF7269 family protein: MNRWLAALVAALGTVAIGAALLLAVALTPVTASEAGGGALAVALVGLALAAVKLYRSAADAEAVAPAPWTEEGELVAGTPEETADPADVTGAELAELVGEARERARDAETVEEGFAVVRRPLREALTRVLAAGGADPDQIEGALATGAWTDDRVAAAVVDERVDPPRLSLRGRLRAWLFPERVVRRGTARAVAAIDEAAERELPPVVGADAPRTAPTLAPAIGSLQRAADGTLQRADAAAGRPQREGGGATDRAEDAGGDESGAGSGGAPDDADGTLDEADDADETADPVGEVWDGA; encoded by the coding sequence GTGAACCGCTGGCTGGCGGCGCTGGTCGCCGCGCTGGGGACCGTCGCCATCGGCGCCGCGCTCCTGCTGGCGGTCGCGCTCACGCCGGTAACGGCCTCCGAGGCGGGGGGCGGTGCGCTGGCCGTCGCGCTGGTCGGGCTGGCGCTCGCGGCCGTCAAGCTCTACCGGTCGGCCGCGGACGCCGAGGCGGTGGCGCCGGCGCCCTGGACCGAAGAGGGCGAACTGGTCGCGGGGACGCCGGAGGAGACGGCCGACCCGGCGGACGTGACCGGCGCCGAACTCGCGGAACTCGTCGGCGAGGCGCGCGAACGGGCCCGCGACGCCGAGACGGTCGAGGAGGGGTTCGCGGTCGTGCGCCGACCGCTCCGGGAGGCGCTGACCCGCGTCCTCGCGGCCGGCGGGGCCGACCCCGACCAGATAGAGGGGGCGCTCGCGACCGGCGCCTGGACGGACGACCGCGTCGCCGCGGCGGTCGTCGACGAGCGGGTCGACCCCCCGCGGCTGTCGCTCCGGGGGCGACTGCGCGCCTGGCTGTTCCCCGAGCGGGTCGTCAGGCGGGGGACCGCCCGCGCGGTCGCGGCCATCGACGAGGCGGCCGAGCGCGAACTCCCGCCCGTCGTCGGAGCGGACGCCCCGCGGACGGCCCCGACGCTGGCGCCCGCCATCGGGAGTCTCCAGCGCGCCGCCGACGGGACGCTCCAGCGCGCCGACGCGGCCGCGGGACGGCCACAGCGGGAGGGCGGAGGCGCGACCGACCGCGCCGAAGACGCCGGTGGAGACGAGTCCGGCGCCGGCAGCGGCGGCGCGCCCGACGACGCGGACGGGACCCTCGACGAGGCGGACGACGCGGACGAGACGGCGGACCCGGTCGGGGAGGTGTGGGACGGTGCGTAG
- a CDS encoding DUF58 domain-containing protein, with the protein MRRRRVRWRGAVAAALVLAVAGVWNRSAALVLAAAIPLVFVAYGSLSTVDSPEDLAVSRTVDPTPAPPGRPVTVTLTATNEGDRTLSDLRLVDGVPDDLQVVDGSPRAGTTLDPGETATVEYTVVARRGEYDFASPRARLRSVGAGMVATTEPVPAGDDRLVCRLDADAPPLADRGDDFVGRLTADRPGRGVQFHATREYRHGDAADRIDWRGYARRGELATVEYERPVSTTVVVVLDARERNRVAPGPGRPTAVERSAYAAVRTVTALMRAGHDVGLAVVGRNARGPGGLDWVEPGAGSDHRSRLTAGVERAVEYAVDTPVDATYQFRKAAELSDPRAQLLLVSPLLDGRPVEAVEAWASLDRARTVLSPDVVSATTVGGRLDAVRRRTRLARCQSTGARTVDWRRGTPLALALEYALAVEARRSAGTAGGGA; encoded by the coding sequence GTGCGTAGGCGGCGGGTCCGCTGGCGCGGGGCGGTCGCGGCGGCGCTCGTGCTCGCCGTCGCGGGCGTCTGGAACCGCAGCGCGGCGCTCGTCCTCGCGGCGGCCATCCCGCTGGTCTTCGTCGCCTACGGGTCGCTCTCGACGGTCGACTCCCCGGAGGACCTGGCCGTCAGCCGGACCGTCGACCCGACGCCGGCGCCGCCGGGGCGGCCGGTGACCGTCACGCTCACCGCGACCAACGAGGGCGACCGGACGCTGTCGGACCTGCGGCTGGTCGACGGGGTGCCCGACGACCTGCAGGTCGTCGACGGCTCGCCGCGGGCGGGGACCACGCTCGACCCCGGGGAGACAGCGACGGTCGAATACACCGTGGTCGCCCGCCGCGGCGAGTACGACTTCGCCTCGCCGCGGGCACGCCTGCGGTCGGTCGGCGCGGGGATGGTCGCGACGACCGAACCGGTCCCGGCGGGCGACGACCGGCTGGTCTGTCGGCTGGACGCCGACGCGCCGCCGCTGGCCGACCGGGGCGACGACTTCGTCGGCCGGCTCACCGCCGACCGGCCAGGCCGGGGCGTGCAGTTCCACGCCACCCGGGAGTACCGCCACGGCGACGCCGCCGACCGCATCGACTGGCGGGGCTACGCCCGGCGGGGCGAACTCGCCACCGTCGAGTACGAGCGACCCGTGTCGACGACGGTCGTGGTCGTCCTCGACGCCCGCGAGCGCAACCGGGTCGCCCCGGGGCCCGGTCGCCCCACCGCCGTCGAGCGCTCGGCCTACGCCGCCGTCCGGACCGTCACGGCGCTCATGCGCGCCGGCCACGACGTGGGTCTGGCGGTCGTCGGCCGCAACGCCAGGGGCCCGGGCGGGCTGGACTGGGTCGAGCCCGGCGCGGGGTCGGACCACCGGTCGCGGCTGACAGCGGGCGTCGAGCGCGCCGTCGAGTACGCCGTCGACACGCCGGTCGACGCGACCTACCAGTTCCGGAAGGCCGCCGAGCTCTCGGACCCGCGGGCGCAGCTGCTGCTCGTCTCGCCGCTGCTGGACGGCCGCCCGGTCGAGGCCGTCGAGGCGTGGGCCTCGCTCGACCGGGCGCGGACCGTCCTCTCGCCGGACGTGGTGTCGGCGACGACGGTCGGCGGGCGGCTCGACGCCGTCCGGCGGCGGACGCGGCTGGCGCGCTGTCAGTCGACCGGGGCCCGGACCGTCGACTGGCGGCGCGGCACGCCGCTGGCGCTCGCGCTGGAGTACGCCCTGGCGGTCGAGGCCAGGCGGTCGGCGGGGACCGCGGGAGGTGGCGCCTGA
- a CDS encoding DUF7519 family protein, whose translation MPFGPRLDRPSAVGDEGRPRATSLGIAAVTVVGLALATGFVVGQPTFLTGLGLVAGLATAGVALLDREALGEKVVGHLLFLPGAALLGVLVVATPGNPYLVGGYALALLGTAAAWADVADDDALEGALSQGILSYVFGLVWLFGTAIAVAAGYLAWRLVDSTVAAEDPTVAAIGFLFVLGAVLGAVRLSLEGIPVVQLTPRGRRDAVRARLGRTRRWLAAAAAAAVGAGLLSLVFTTTDSPALALVPGATAVVAALTSAFVVGPLLVVGALALLAAGAAVAARQVTQRYGERKTRTVAAGVAGGGYLVVLLFGVVPQAVGILAFSPFIFLAGVLLAPLAVFLAVGAALVAVRIDLSPERAGGPALAAAGLVVAAVGADSAGLPAPLVFATVAGALVVWDAGSFGLGLTAELGHRPETRRLELYHGVFAAGIGAAAVLGATGLYAVRTSAGGGHTLAMTAAVVGTLLLGALLRG comes from the coding sequence ATGCCGTTCGGGCCGCGCCTGGACCGGCCCTCGGCGGTCGGCGACGAGGGCCGCCCCCGCGCGACGAGCCTCGGGATCGCCGCCGTGACCGTCGTCGGCCTCGCCCTGGCGACGGGGTTCGTCGTCGGGCAGCCGACGTTCCTCACGGGGCTGGGACTCGTCGCCGGCCTCGCGACCGCCGGCGTCGCGCTCCTCGACCGGGAGGCCCTCGGCGAGAAGGTCGTCGGACACCTGCTCTTTCTCCCCGGCGCGGCGCTGCTCGGGGTGCTCGTGGTCGCCACGCCGGGGAACCCATACCTCGTCGGGGGCTACGCGCTCGCGCTGCTGGGGACGGCGGCCGCCTGGGCGGACGTGGCCGACGACGACGCGCTGGAGGGCGCGCTCTCGCAGGGCATCCTCTCGTACGTCTTCGGCCTGGTCTGGCTGTTCGGGACCGCGATCGCCGTCGCCGCGGGGTATCTCGCCTGGCGGCTCGTCGACAGCACCGTCGCCGCCGAGGACCCCACCGTCGCCGCGATCGGCTTCCTGTTCGTGCTCGGCGCCGTCCTCGGTGCCGTCCGCCTCTCGCTGGAGGGGATCCCCGTCGTCCAGCTGACGCCCCGGGGCCGGCGCGACGCGGTCCGGGCGCGGCTCGGGCGGACAAGGCGGTGGCTCGCGGCCGCGGCCGCCGCGGCCGTCGGGGCCGGGCTCCTCTCGCTGGTGTTCACCACTACCGACTCCCCGGCGCTGGCGCTCGTCCCCGGCGCGACCGCCGTCGTGGCGGCGCTCACGTCGGCGTTCGTCGTCGGCCCGCTGCTGGTCGTCGGCGCCCTCGCGCTCCTGGCCGCGGGCGCCGCGGTCGCCGCCCGGCAGGTGACCCAGCGCTACGGCGAGCGCAAGACCCGGACCGTCGCGGCCGGCGTCGCCGGCGGCGGCTACCTCGTCGTCCTCCTGTTCGGCGTCGTCCCGCAGGCCGTCGGGATCCTCGCGTTCAGCCCCTTCATCTTTCTCGCCGGGGTGTTGCTCGCGCCCCTGGCGGTGTTCCTCGCGGTCGGCGCCGCGCTCGTCGCCGTCCGGATCGACCTGTCCCCCGAGCGGGCCGGCGGCCCCGCGCTCGCGGCCGCCGGGCTCGTCGTCGCGGCCGTCGGCGCCGACTCGGCGGGCCTGCCCGCGCCGCTGGTGTTCGCCACCGTCGCCGGCGCGCTCGTGGTCTGGGACGCGGGGTCCTTCGGCCTCGGACTGACCGCCGAACTCGGCCACCGGCCCGAGACCAGGCGGCTCGAACTCTACCACGGGGTCTTCGCCGCCGGGATCGGCGCGGCCGCCGTCCTCGGCGCGACGGGACTGTACGCCGTCCGGACGAGCGCCGGCGGCGGCCACACGCTCGCCATGACCGCCGCCGTCGTCGGGACGCTGCTGCTCGGCGCGCTGTTGCGCGGGTAG